The following coding sequences lie in one Apium graveolens cultivar Ventura chromosome 1, ASM990537v1, whole genome shotgun sequence genomic window:
- the LOC141707220 gene encoding uncharacterized protein LOC141707220 — MLKGEANYWWEAKKTLETTFPIPWTRFTELFLEKYFPKYMENQMELKFLEFKQGNMSVAEYEAKFTELSRCVPYHVDTDEKKAKRFQQGLKPYIQNRIAVFEITNYTTLVQKAAFMESGSELYVKDANVKKRKFQNHSGRSFEKKVEN; from the coding sequence ATGCTAAAAGGAGAAGCCAACTATTGGTGGGAAGCCAAGAAAACACTTGAAACCACTTTTCCTATACCATGGACTAGATTTACGGAACTGTTCCTCGAAAAGTACTTTCCAAAATACATGGAGAATCAGATGGAACTTAAGTTTTTAGAATTtaagcaaggaaacatgtcagtagctgaatatgaagctaagttcacTGAGCTCTCTAGGTGCGTTCCATACCATGTTGACACTGATGAGAAGAAAGCCAAgcgatttcagcaaggactaaaacctTACATTCAGAACCGCATAGCTGTGTTTGAAATCACCAACTACACCACACTAGTTCAGAAAGCTGCATTTATGGAAAGTGGAAGCGAGCTGTATGTTAAGGACGCAAATGTGAAGAAAAGAAAGTTCCAAAACCATAGTGGAAGAAGCTTTGAGAAAAAGGTTGAAAATTAG